From Nocardia sp. NBC_00416:
CGCGGTGTACACCAGATCGCCGCCGTAGGGGTGGCGTTCGTGCACCGGCAGCTGGTTGCAGTATTCGACGGTGCGACGGATCTCGTCGATATCGGAGAAGTTGATCTGCGGGTCCACACCCTGTGAGAACAGGTTCATGCCCAGCGTCACCAGACATACGTTGCCGGTGCGTTCGCCGTTGCCGAACAGGCAGCCCTCGATCCGGTCGGCGCCGGCCTGGTAGCCGAGTTCGGCGGCGGCGACCGCCGTCCCCCGGTCGTTGTGCGGATGCAGCGACAGCACGATCGAGTCACGCCGGGCCAGATTGCGGTGCATCCATTCGATGGAGTCGGCGTAGACGTTCGGCGTCGCCATCTCCACGGTGGCCGGCAGGTTGATGATCAGCGGCTTTTCCGGGGTCGGGGCGATGATCTCGGAGACCGCGTCGCACACCTCGCGGGCGTATTCCAGTTCGGTGCCGGTATAGGACTCCGGGCTGTACTCGTACCGCCAGTTCGTATCCGGGTACCGCTGCTCGGTCTCCAAGCACAGCCGCGCCGCGTCGGTGGCGATCTTCTGCACCGCCGCGCGATCGGCGCGGAACACCACCCGCCGCTGCAGGATGGAGGTGGAATTGTAGAAGTGCACGATCACGTTCGCGGCGCCGGAACAGGCCTCGAAGGTGCGCTCGATCAGTTCGGGACGGCACTGGGTGAGCACCTGAATGCTGACGTCGTCGGGGATCGCGCCGTCCTCGATGATCTCGCGGACGAAGTCGTAGTCGGTCTGGCTGGCCGAGGGGAAGCCGACCTCGATCTCCTTGTAACCCATCCGCACCAGCAGATCGAACATGCGGCGCTTGCGGGCGGGACTCATCGGGTCGATCAGCGCCTGGTTGCCGTCGCGCAGATCCACCGCGCACCAGCCGGGGGACCGGTCGATGACCTTGTCCGGCCAGGTGCGGTCGGGTACCGCTACGGGCTCTACTTCTTCGGCGAAGGGCCGGTAGCGGAAGACCGGCAGCGACGAATTCTTCTGCTTGTTCCACGCGGGCTGGTCGGCGGGCGCGGGCTTGGCGGGCGCGGTGATGGTGCGCGTGCCGGAAACGAAGGCGTCAGCGGGTGACATGCGATTTCTCCGTGGGTGAGATTGTTTTCCCGAATTGGGTCGACCGGCGCGGCAGAACCCCGCGACGGGAGGCCGGTCCGATCAGACCCCGTCGCGGCGGCTGAGAAGAAGTGCCCGCTGCATGATCTGTGCGAGTCTACCTCCTATGGTGCGGGCCCTGCCAAGGCGGTCCGGAGGGTTCGTGTTTCACAGTCCGGGGCGCACCGCGGCCCGGCTGTAGCCGCCGTCGACGGCCGACGAGCCGGTCCGCCCTGGTCGCGGCAGGTTCCGGGCCCGAGCATGGCGATCGTCGTGAATCTATTCGCGCGGGATCGCCCGGCCGTTTCGCGTCAGCACCGGCTGCTCACCGGTGGGCGACGCCGTGCTCCCTCCGGCCGAGCGGTCGGGCCGGTTCGGCGAGTCGCGGCCCAGTGCGGGCAGCGGGCCCGGTGCCGCCGCGCCGGCCTCGGTGGACCCGTCGCGATCACCGGGGGAACCAACCGCTAGCGTCGCTGATCGGGTTGTGAAGTGACCGGTCGCCGGTCCGGGAGGTCGAGGATCGAGCATGACTTGGCTGGAAATGCTGGCCGTTTTCGCCGCGGGTATCGCTGCGGGCGGTATCAACACCGTCGTCGGTTCGGGGACGCTGATCACCTTCCCGGTCCTGCTGGCCATCGGTTTGCCACCGGTCACGGCGAATGTGTCGAACACGGTCGGGCTCGTGCCCGGTTCGCTGAGCGGGGCCATCGGCTACCGCCGTGAGCTGTCCGGGCAGTGGGGCCGGGTGCTGCGGTACAGCTCCGCGTCGTTGCTGGGCGCCGCGGTCGGCGCGGTCCTGCTGCTGACCCTGCCCGAGGGAGCGTTCACGGCCATCGTGCCGGTGCTGATCATCGCGGCCCTGGTGCTGGTGGTGGTGCAGCCCCGGCTCGCGGCGTGGGTCCGGGAACGGCAGAGCGCCTCCGACAGTGTTCCGGCGCACGGCGGCCCGATCCTGCTCGCCGCGATCTTCGGAACCGGTATCTACGGCGGATACTTCGGCGCGGCCCAAGGGGTGCTGCTGCTCGCGCTGCTGGGAGTCTTCGTGCACGAGGACATCCAGCGCCTCAACGCGGTGAAGAATGTGCTCGCACTGCTCACGAACGGGCTGTCGGCGGTTATTTTCATCGTGGTCGCCGAGGTGGACTGGACGGTCGTCGCGCTGATCGCGGCCGGTGCGATCATCGGGGGCCAGCTGGGTGCGGGGGTGGGCCGGCGGCTGCCGCCGAACGTGTTGCGCGCGGTGATCGTGGTCGTCGGCACCCTCGCGGTGATCCGGCTGGTGTTCGGTTAGCCACTCGGCTTTCGAATCGGTTCCCGGCCAGGACTGTTCAATATCGGTCGATTCTCGGTACCATCCGTGCGCTGTATGCATGACTGAGAGGTGTCGGGGTGGATAGGCGTGCCCTTTTCAAGGCCGCGGGGGCGGCTGCTCTGATCGGCGCGGTCGGGTCGGCGCTGCCGAGACCCGGAACCGCGCTACCCCGGGCCACTGCGCAACCGGGCTGGCACGACCTGTTCGCCCAGTGGGTCCCGGAGATCTTCGCGCCTCTGCCCGCCCCACCGGAGCACACCGAGGCCATTGTCGTGGGCTCCGGTTTCGGTGCGGCGGTCGCCGCATTACGCCTGGCCCGGGCCGGAGTCGCCACTACCGTGCTGGAGCGTGGTTCGCGCTGGCCCAACGACCCGTGGCGGGAGATCTTCACCGGCGACGACCTGCCCGACGGCCGCGGTTTCTGGCACGCCACCAGCTTCACCGGGGTCACCAAGGTGCCGATGCGGTTCGCGGATTTCGGCGGGGTCCTGGATTGCACCAGGTATCCGGGGATCGACGTATGGCGCGGCGCCGCCGTCGGCGGCGGTTCGGTGGTGTTCACCGGGTCGATGGTCGCGCCCGAACGCCGGTTCTTCGACCACATCTTCGGCGGTGTGGTCGACTACGGCGAACTGGACCGCGTCTACTTTCCCCGGGTCCGTGAGATGCTCCGGCTCGACCTGATGCCCGCCGATATCTACGGTTCGGCGCCGTTCACCCATTCGCGCGCCTGGGACGACCAGGTCCGCAAAGCGGGCTACCGGCCGATCCCCAACGATTCGATCTTCAATTGGGATGTGCTGCGCGGTGAACTGTCCGGCGCGACCCGCGCGTCGGCGACAGCGGGCCGCAGCAACCTCGGCAAC
This genomic window contains:
- the leuA gene encoding 2-isopropylmalate synthase, which translates into the protein MSPADAFVSGTRTITAPAKPAPADQPAWNKQKNSSLPVFRYRPFAEEVEPVAVPDRTWPDKVIDRSPGWCAVDLRDGNQALIDPMSPARKRRMFDLLVRMGYKEIEVGFPSASQTDYDFVREIIEDGAIPDDVSIQVLTQCRPELIERTFEACSGAANVIVHFYNSTSILQRRVVFRADRAAVQKIATDAARLCLETEQRYPDTNWRYEYSPESYTGTELEYAREVCDAVSEIIAPTPEKPLIINLPATVEMATPNVYADSIEWMHRNLARRDSIVLSLHPHNDRGTAVAAAELGYQAGADRIEGCLFGNGERTGNVCLVTLGMNLFSQGVDPQINFSDIDEIRRTVEYCNQLPVHERHPYGGDLVYTAFSGSHQDAINKGLDAMKAAADAAGSDVDDISWEVPYLPIDPKDVGRTYEAVIRVNSQSGKGGVAYIMKTDHGLALPRRLQIEFSQAIQQITDGEGGEVTPKEMWDAFADEYLTPIRPLERMRQKVTAAETDGGTDRITAVVKVDGVEQEVTGSGNGPLAAFVDAIAAVGYQVEVLDYSEHALSAGDDAQAAAYVECAIGDRIVWGVGIATSITTASLRAVVSAVNRAAQQ
- a CDS encoding sulfite exporter TauE/SafE family protein, with the protein product MTWLEMLAVFAAGIAAGGINTVVGSGTLITFPVLLAIGLPPVTANVSNTVGLVPGSLSGAIGYRRELSGQWGRVLRYSSASLLGAAVGAVLLLTLPEGAFTAIVPVLIIAALVLVVVQPRLAAWVRERQSASDSVPAHGGPILLAAIFGTGIYGGYFGAAQGVLLLALLGVFVHEDIQRLNAVKNVLALLTNGLSAVIFIVVAEVDWTVVALIAAGAIIGGQLGAGVGRRLPPNVLRAVIVVVGTLAVIRLVFG